In Natronococcus sp. AD-5, the genomic window GTCTCGGCGGGATCGGGTCGGCCTCGCTCGCCGGTTCCCCCGACGAGCCCCACTACGGCGGGCTCAGCGAGCTCCGAGTGCACGACGATATCGCGGTAATTTCGGCGTTCTCCTCGCGCGACGAGACGCCGGGTCGGGGCATGGCCGTCCTCGACGTCGGCCAGTTCACGCGCGCCGAGAGCCGCGCGGAGCTCGAGCACGCCGAGCTCACCGTCCTCTCGTTCTACGGCAACGAGAACGACGGTGCCGCCTGCATGGACGTGAAGCTCTCGGACGACGGCCGGTACGCGTTCATCTCGAAGCAGCCGTTTACCGCGCTGTTCGACGAGAGCGAACTCGACCTCGACGGCGACGACGCGGACGGCGGCGGGGCGGACGCGGCGGCGCTCGAGGTCGTCGACATCTCCGATCCCGGGAATCCCGAGTTCGTCGCGCAGACGTCGCTGTCCGTGTGGACGCTCGGGCCGCACAACGCCTGGTACCACCAGATCGGCGGTCGCGAGTACGTCTTCACGACGCACGGCGAGGACGGCGTGACGGGCGGCATCAACGTCTTCGAGTTCGATCGGGTGTCCGGAACGCTCGACCACGTCAACTGGTGGAACTACTCCGCGGAGCTGGCCGAACCCGAAACGGAGACCGACGCGGACGGCGGCGAGGCCTACGCACACGACGTCGTCGTCCAGGACGATCCTCGGTTCGGGACGCCCGTCGCCTACCTCGCGAACTGGAACGCGGGGACCCGCCTGCTCGACGTGAGCGATCCGACGGACATCGAGGAACTCGGCGTCTTCGAGCAGGACCGCGCCCACCACGCGGTGCCCGCGCCGACGCTGCTGGACGGCAAGCGCGTGTTCGTCGCCGGCCACGAGAACCCCTCGAGCCACGAGGACGGCTACGTCCGAAACGAGGGCGAGAGCGGCCACTACTACCTCGTCGACGCGGATCCGATCGACGACGTGCTCGGCGACGAGCGCGGCGATCCGGTTTACCTGGGCGCCTCGTCGACGCTGCGAGACGACGGCGTCGAGCCGACCACTCGCACGGCCTTCGAGACGTACGAGGACAACGGGCGAACGGAACTCGACTACTGGATCCTGTTCGAGTCGACGGAGCAGACGTTCGACGAGACGCCGGGCTTCGAGGAAGAGGCCGCGGACGACGACCGCGAGTACGAGGGCTTCGACGACTTCAACCTGAGCGGACACAACCTCGACATCGACGCCGAGGGGAACGTCGTCGCCGGCCACTACCACGCCGGGACGCGGTTCCTCGAGATCACCGACGACTTCGCCCTCGAGCCGACCGGCCACAGCCGCGTCGGCGCCGACGTTCCGGAGGACGCGACGCTCGGGGCGCTGTCGACGGGAACGCCGTTCCACTGGTGCGCGGTCACCCGTAACGGCGTCACGTTCTCGAGCGGGATCAACGAGGGACCGCAGGCCATCGCACACGAGGACGTACCCGTCGGCGAAGACACGCCGATCGACGCCCGCGTCGAGCGCGAAGCCGACGCCTCGCTGTTCACCGCGGGGCAGACGAGTCAGGTGCGGATCCACGTCGACGGCGACGAACCCGTCCGAGTGCGCGACCGCATCCCGGGCGACTGGGAGGTCGTCGGCGGCGACGTGACGGTCGACGAGATCAGCGGCGGCGATCGCAAGGTCGTCACCGTCGACGGAACGGTCGAGTCGGGGACGGTTCGATACTTCGTCCAAGTCCCGTCCGAACTGGCCGACACCGGCTCGTACACCGTCGGCCCGGTCGAGTACGCTCGTCCCGACGCCGCGGGCGAGTACGGCGGCGGCGTCAGCGCCAACAACTTCCTCTGGCGCAAGGAGAACGGCGAGACCGTCACGAAGACCGTCCTCGGAGTCGAGACGTAGCGCGCACCGACCACGAACCGCATCCCGATTTTCTACCAAACGACCATGACTAACGATACGAACTTCGACGGCGCGAACGGGGCGCGTACGGGAGGCGAACGAACCAGACGAGCGATCCTCGAGGCGGCGGGCGCCACGCTCGGCGTCGCGGCCGTCGGGGGCGTCGCGAGCGGCCACCCGGGTCACGGCGTTCCGCTGGGCGACCCCGAGGACCCCGGGCTGGCAGACGACAGCGAGCGGACCGAGGAAGTCGGCTACCACAGCCTCGGCGGCGTCGGTCCGGCGTCGCTTTCCGGGAGCGAGGACGAACCCCACTACGGCGGGCTGTCGGAACTGCGGGTCCACGACGACCTCGGGTTCGTGACGGCCCTCTCCTCGCGCGACGAGACGCCGGGTCGCGGCCTCGCCGTTTTCGACGTGAGCGACTTTACCCGGGCCGAGAGCCGCGCGGAACTCGAGCACGCCGAACTCACCTGCCTGTCGTTCGTCTCGAACGACAACCCCAACTCGTCGTGTATGGACGTGAAGGTCAGCGACGACGGCGAGTACGTCTTCGTCTGCAAACAGCCGGTCGCGGCGCTCTCCGGCGAGTACGCCGTCGGCGACGCCGACGATCACGACACCAGTCCCGAAGACGCCGCCCTGCTGGCGGTCGACGTCTCCGACCCCGGCAACCCGATGATCGTTTCCCGGGTCAACCCGGGAATCTGGGCGCTCGGCCCGCACAACTGCTGGCACCACCAGATCGGCGGGCAGGAGTACGTCTTCACCGCCCACGGCGCGGACGGCGTCACGGCGGGGATTAACGTCTTCGAGTTCGATCGGGAGGCCGAGTCGCTCGCGCACGTCAACTTCTGGAAGTTCGGCGCCGAGACCGCCCAGGGCCACCTCACCGGCGAGGTAGACGCGGCTTACGCCCACGACATCGCGGTGCAGGACGACCCCGTGACCGGAAAGCCGTACGGCTACGTCTCCTACTGGAACGCCGGCACCTGGATCGTCGACCTCTCCGATCCCGCGGACGTCGAACCGCTCGCCGTCTTCGAGATGGATCGCTCGCACCACACGGTCCCGGTTCCGACGCTGCTCGAGGGCAAGCGCCTGTTCGTCTCCGGCCACGAGAACCCCGATTCGACGGCCGGGCAGGACGGCGACACCGGCTTCTACTACCTCGTCGACGCCGACGGCGCGGAGGGGGACGGCGTGACCCACCTCGGAAGAGCCTCGAACCTCGAGGACGACCTCGAACCCGGCGACGACGGCGCGGAACTCGACCGCTGGATCTTCAACCGGGACGGCGAATTCGAGAATTTCGTGCTGAGCGCGCACAACCTCGACATCGACGTCGACGGTCGGATGGTCGCCGGTCACTACTGCGTGGGCGCGTTCTTCTACACGATCGATCCGCCGGGCGAGAACGGCGACGGCTGGTCGCTCACCGAGCGCGGCTTCTTCCGCGAGGGGAAGGACGTCCCCGAGGAGTCGACCCGCGACGGACGGACGACGGCGACGCCGTACTACTGGAGCGCGGTCCTGCGCAACGGCGTCACCTTCCCCGGCGGTATCAACTCGGGAGCGGCGGCGCTCGCCCACGACGAGTTCCCCGTCGGCGAGGACACCCCGGTCGACGCCGTCCTCGAGCGCGAGAGTAACGCCTCGATCTTCGCCGCGGGGCAGACGAGCCAGGTGCGGATTCACGTCGACGCCGACGAACCGGTTCGCGTGCGCGATCGGATCCCCGTCTCGTGGAAGGTCGTCGGCGGCGACGTGTCGGTCGACGAGCTCGACGGCTACCGGACGGTCGTCACCTTCGACGAAGAAATGCGGGAGGGGACGCTCCGCTACTACGTCCAGGTACCGGACGACGAGACGGACGGCTACCGCCTCGGCCCGGTCGAGTACGCCAGGCCGTCGGCGGCCGACGAGCTACCGGCGCCGTACGGCGGCGGCGCGACGGCGACGCACCGGCTGTGGCGAACGGTCAACGACGAGATCGTCGACGTGACGGTCGCCGCACTCGATCTCTGACCGAACTCCGAAGCCACCGATCTACTCGAGGTGGTGATAGTCGAGTTCGTACCCTTCCTCGAGCGCATCCTGCACCGCCTCGCCGGGTTCGGCGACGCCGCGACGGCGGATCGAGAGCTCGCCCTCGTCGACCGAAACCAGGAGGTTGACGCGCCAGTCGGGATCCGTTTCGGGGTGGTCCGTTCGGTAGTGCGCACCGCGGGACTCGGTTCGCTCGAGGGCCGCCCGGAACAGCGCCTCGGCGAGGGTGAGGCTGAACGAGAGGTCCACAACGTACTCGAACGAGCGCGAGGTGAGGCCCCCGTCGACGCGGACGTCGGCCGTCCGATCCCGCAGCGACTCGAGTTCCGCCAGTCCCCCCCGGAGGCTCTCCTCGTCCCGAAGGATACCCGCGTGGTCCCACAGTAGTTCGCCGAGTTCGTCGAGGAGCGCCCGCGGCGCGACGTCGCCGTCGGCGGCTGCGAGGCCCTCGAGCGCCCGGAACTCCCGTTCGGCCAGCGCTCGCTGGTCGTCGGTCACGGCGGGATCGCGGTCTCCGTCGGCGACGGCGCCCGCGACGTGTTCGCCGACGAGTTTCCCGATCGCGACGGTTTCGGCCAGCGAGTTCCCGCCGAGGCGGTTCGCGCCGTGGACGCCCGCGACCGACTCGCCGACGGCGTAGAGCCCGTCGACGCCGGTCTCGCCGGTCCGGAAGTCGACGTCGACGCCGCCCATCGTGTAGTGGGCCGTCGGCGCGACCTCCATCGGTTCCGCGGTGATGTCGACGCCGAGAGATTCGAACCGCTCGACCATCGACGGCAATCGGTCGCGGACGTAGTTGGGATCTCGGTGTGAGACGTCGAGGAAGACGCCGCCGTCGTCGGTACCGCGACCTTCTCGGACCTCCCGGGCGATCGCTCGCGCGACGACGTCCCGCGCGTCGAGTTCCATCTGGTCGGGCGAGTAGCGCTTCATGAACCGCTCGCCATCGACGTTGTAGAGCCGTCCCCCTTCGCCGCGAACCGCTTCGGTGACGAGGCGGCCGTCCCACTCCTCGCCGTACCGGTCGCCGACCATCCCGGTCGGGTGGAACTGGACGAACTCGAGGTCCAGCAGCCGCGCGCCGGCCTCGAGCGCCAGCGCCTGGGCGTCGCCGTTGTTCTCGTCGTCGCGCGAGGAGTGGCGCCGATAGAACGCGGAGAATCCGCCCGCTGCCAGCACGACGTGGTTGCTCCGAAAGAGGAGGCCCCGGCCGGTCTCCATGTCGAAGCCGACGGCGCCGGAGACGCGCCGGCCGTCCGAGAGCAGCCGCGTGATCATCACGTTCTCGCGGTAGGGGACCTCGAGTTCGCGGGCCCGGCCGATCAGCGTCTCGAGCATCGCCTCGCCGGTCCGGTCGCCGATGAAGCAGGTGCGGCGATACGACTGGGCGCCGAAGTAGCGCTGGTTGATCTCGCCGTCGTCGGTGCGGTCGAACGGCATCCCCCAGGCCTCGAGTTCGCGAATTCGGTCGGGCATGTGCTTCGCCGTCAGTTCGACCGCCTCGGGATCGTTCAGGTGGTGGCCCTCGTTCAGCGTGTCCGCCGCGTGGATCGTCCAGTCGTCCTCGGGATCGAGCGTGCCGAGCGCCGCGTTGACGCCGCCGGCCGCCCACGTCGTGTGTGCGTCTCCGTGGTCGCGCTTGCTGATCACCAGCGCTTCGATCCCCGCGTCGGCGAGCTCGATCGCGACGCGGGCACCCGCCGCGCCCGCCCCGATGACGAGCACCGGCGTCGCGACGACCTCGTACTCGAGCCCGACGGACGAGGCCGCGTTCCCGCCGTCGATTCGGTTTTCGACGCCCGCGACGTCGGTGGCAGTCGTCGGCTCCTGACGGTCGTCTGTCGGTGTTTCTGTCATCAGTATGAGGTTAGCGCCGGACGGATTTAGGTATCGTCCCAAACGGTGTAGCAGCGGGAGAACTCCCTCGCCAGCGGTTGCTAGCCCGACGCTTAGAACGCTCGCGGACGTAGCCGGTGCCGAGATGCAGCCGATCGTTCACCTCGCCGTCGGCTACCTCTGTTACGCGGGGTACGCACGCTGGGAGCGCGGGGAACCGCCCGCCGCAGCGCCCGCCGAAGCCGCGATCGTCGGCGCGGCGCTTCCGGACCTGCTCGACAAACCGCTCTGGCTGTCCGGCGTCCTCGACGTCGGGCGAACGATCGGCCACTCGCTGCTGTTTGCGATCCCCGTGATCGCCGCCGTCTGGCTGGTCGCGAGGGCGCGCGACCGGCGGGCGCTCGGCGTCGCCTTCGCCGTCGGCTACCTCTCGCACCTCGCGACCGACGTCCCATGGCACCTGCTCTCGGGCGATCTCGACGAACTCGGCTTTCTGCTCTGGCCGCTCACCCCGATGCCGGAGTACACGGGAACGAAGCCGCTCGGAACCGTCGTCGGACTCGAGGTTACGACGCTGTGGCTCGAGGCCGTCGTCCTCGTCGCGGGCGTCGCGCTGTGGTGGTCCGACGGACGGCCGGGATTCGAACCGACTCGCCGCTCGGAGAGCGGGTAGCTAGTTACCCGGTATCGGGTCCGAATCCGAACCGGCCTCTCCGTTACGTAGCTGTGCGAACTGCGCGTCGCGATAACGGCGGTTCGTAGCCGCGACTCCGCTCGTAAACATCCAAAATAACGGGTGGTTCGAACCGGTTTCGTCACCTCTGAACGTCGCCGGCGTCCTCCATCGCGTCCGGGGTCTCGGGTTCGACGCCCGCGAGCCGCATCGCGTTGCCCGTCACGCCGAGACTCATCCCCATGTCGCCGACGACGACCGCGTGAATCACGGTCACGATCCCGAACGGCGCGCCGGCCGCGAGCACTGCCTTGACGGCCAGGCTCGACCAGATGTTCTGTTGAATGACGCCGTTCGCCTTGCGCGAGAGGTCGTAGAGGTACGGCAGCCGGGTGAGGTCGTCGCCCATCAGCGCGACGTCGGCCGTCTCGAGCGCGGTGTCCGTCCCCGCCGCGCCCATGGCGATGCCGACGCTGGCGGTCGCGAGCGCGGGCGCGTCGTTGATCCCGTCGCCGACCATCGCGACGCGGGCCTCGTCGGCCGTCTCGTACTCGGCCTCCAGTTCGCGGATCAACTCGAGTTTCTCGTCCGGCAGCAACTCGGCGTGGTACTCCTCGATCCCGACGTCCTCGGCGATGGCCCGCGCGGTGCCCTCGTTGTCGCCGGTGAGCATCACGACGCGGACGCCCTGCTCCTGTAGCCGCGAGACGGCCCACCGCGCTTCCGGCCGAACCCGATCCGCGACGCCGACGACGCCGATCGGTCCGTCCTCGGTGCCGACGATGACGACGGTTTTCCCCTCGGCCTGGAGGTCGGGTACGACCTCGCTTACGACGTCGAGGCAGGCCTCGCGCTCGCACTGCGACTCGGCCTCGTAGCCCATCGACTCGAGCGTCAGCCCGCCGTCGGTGGTCGCGTGGACGTGCGCCAGGTCCGCCAGCCCCTCGAAGAGCTCCGGCTTGCCGACGTAGTGGATGGTGCCGCCGACGTCGGCGCGGACGCCCTTCCCGGTCAGCGCCTCGAACGCCGAGACGTCGGGGTCGTCGGGCTCGAGCCCCCGCTCCTCGGCGTAGCCGACGATCGCCCGACCGATCGGGTGCTCGCTCCGGCGCTCAGCGGCGCCGGCGCGGCGGAGCACGTCCGCCTCGTCGGCGCCCTCGAGCGGGATGACGTCGGTCACGGAGAGGTTACCCGCGGTCAGCGTCCCCGTCTTGTCGACCGCGAGGACGTCGCTCTCGCCGACCGCCTCGAGGTGGCGACCGCCCTTGATCAGCACCCCGTTCTTGGCGGCGCTCGTGATTCCGGAGACGACGCTCACGGGAGTGGAGATGACGAACGCGCAGGGACAGGCGATGACGAGCAGCGTCAGCCCGCGCAGGAACCACGTGTCCCAGGCGGCGCCGACGAGCAGCGGCGGCAGCGCCGCGACGGCGAGTGCGAGGGCCACGACGATCGGCGTGTACACGTTCGCGAACCGGTCGACGAACTGCTCGCGTTTCGTCTGCTCGCGCTCGGCGTCTTCGACCAGCCGAACGATCCGCGCGATGGTCGAGTCGCTCGCCTCGCTCTCGACTTCGACCTCGAGGTAGCCCGATTCGGGGATCGTCCCGGCGTAGACCTCGTCGCCCTCGCCCTTGTCCGCGGGGACGCTCTCGCCCGTGATCGGCGCCTGATCGACCGCGCTCTCGCCCTCCAGGACGACCCCGTCGGCCGGGATCTTCTCGCCCGGCCGGACCACGACGACGTCGCCGATCTCGAGGTCGTCCGCCGGGACCGTCTCCTCGGAGCCGTCCTCGCGCCGAACCGTGGCGGCGTCCGGCGAGAGGTCCATGAGCTCTCGCAGCGAGTCGCGCGCGCGGTCCATCGAGAACCGCTCGAGCAGCTCGGCGACGCTGAAGAGGACCGCGAGCATCGCGCCCTCGAAGGGGTGGTAGGTCGCGACGCTCGCGACGATCCCGGCGCTCATCAGGAAGTCGATGTCGAGGCTCCGATTTCGCGCGGAGTAGTAGCCGTTCCGGAGGATCGGCGCGCCGGCGACGGCCGCGGCCGCGACGAAGAGGGCGTGCGAGAGGCCGTACGGCTGGCCCGCGACCGCGCCGAGCGCCGGGTCGAGCGCGGGGAGGACGAACTCGAGAACCATCCCCGCCGTGACCAGGACGGCGCCGATTCCCGTCCCGACGGCTCGTCGGCTCCGCCAGACCGCCTCCGATTCGGCCATCGAGTTGCGCTCGTCCGCGATCGGCGTCGCCTCGTAGCCGGCGGACTCGATCGCCGCGGTGATCGTCTCGGGATCGGTTCCCGCGGCGCCCGTCACGGTAACTCGCCCCGTCGCGGGTCGCGTCTCGATGTCAGCGACACCGTCGACGTCGGCCAGCGCGTTCTCGACTTTCGTCGCGCAGGAGGGGCAGTCCATGTCGGGGACCGAGACCGAGAGCTCGGCGCTCTCGGACTCGATCGCGTAGCCGGCCGCCCTGACGCGTTCGCGAACCGCCGACTCGCTCGTCAGCGTCGGATCGTACTCGACGACGAGGCGGCCGCTGGTCACCTGCGGCTCGAGGCGGCCGATCCCCTCGAGTCGCTCGACGCTGTTTCGCACCTTGCCGGCACAGGAGGGACAGTCCATCTCGGGGACCCGCAACTCGAGGGTGCGACTCGAGCCCGGCGATTCGGTAGAGGGCTCGCTCATCACGTCCCTGTAGACCCTCGACTGCTATACGGGTTATTTGGCGTGCGCCAAATCGAGATCAGAGGGCGCCGCTCGCGCCGGCGGCCGCCAGCGTTTCGATCGACTCGTCCTCGGCGACGAACGTCGTCGCGAGAGCCGCCTCGGCGCGCCGCAGTCGGTAGGAGAGGGTCGACCGCGGAACCTCCAGTCGATCGGCGAGTTCCGAGAGTTCGATCCGTCGCGGCGTCTCGTAGTAGCCGTGTTCGACGGCCGCCCGCAGCGCCTCGCGCTGCTCGGCGGGCAGCGAGTCGTCGGGATCGACGCTGTGGCGGTTCGGATCGAGTTCCGTCAGCCGGAGCATCTCCATGCCCGTACACTCGCCGACTTCCTCGCCCAGCGCGTCGAAGAAGTCGTGAATCGGCGCGTCGCTGCCGAGCACGATCCGCCAGCGGTAGCGCCGCCCCTCCCGGTAGGTCTCGAACAGCAGGCCGTCCCCGAGGTACTCGAGCGCGACGTGGGGGACCGAGGTACAGACCTCCGTGCGGTCCCAGTAGGTGTAGACGACCAGCGTGTCGCTCGAGCGATCGAGCACCTGCGTCTCGCACTCGGCCCCGCAGTGGTCTTTCACCAGACAGTCGGCGAAGTAGTCCGCCGTCTCGTAGGCGGCCTCGAGCCTCGCGAGCGCGTCCTCGGGGCCGGTCGCGAGGTCGACGCGCCAGAGGCTGTCCGGGGAGACGTGACACGACAGCGATCGAACCGAGGCGTCGGGATACGAGGCGAGCACGTCGGCGACCGGGTTCGTTCCCGGATCGTACTCGAGTGCGAAGACGAATTCTCTCATACGACGAGTACGGGATCGTGCGAAAAAGGGTTCTCGGTCGATCGCGTAGTGGCGGTAGTGATCTCGTCGTGATCGAGTGGTTTCGGGGACTGTGGGCGTTCTACCTCGCGTACACAAAGACGGGAGTCCACGCGGCGGCGGCCGCGGGGCTGGCGATCTTCGGCCTGCTGATGTTCGTCAACGAGGCGTTCGTCGCCCTCGCGATCGCCTCTTACGTGCTTCCTCCGGTGATCCTGTACGCCCTCGCGGACGACCCGGTCGAAGCGCACGTCCGGGACGAGAGTCCGGCGGAAGCGATGCTCGCTCGAGACGCCTCGAGACTCGCCAAGGAGACGACCACGGACGGCGGAGCGGGCGAGACGGATCGCGCGACTGCCGCCGACGCGGGCAGGTCGGCCGCCGATCTCGAGGATGGCGATACGGATTCGGATCGAGACGACGGCGATACCGATTCCGACAGCGACGACGGGGATACGGACTCGGACAGCGACGACGGAGACACCGATTCGGATACCGATGATGGCGACACCGATTCAGATAGCGACGACGGAGATACTGACTCCGACAGCGACAGTTGAGAGAGGATGTGGCTCGAGTAGCGAACCGACCTATATGGCCGGGAGCGCGGTCGGCGGAATCCGCCGACCGCGAGACCCGGGGAAGGGCAGGCGGTTACACCGTAATCGCCGCGAGCGCCGCAGGCGCGAGCGGGCTGACGACTGACTCGAAGCGAGAGAAACGAGCGGAGAGGAAGAAGGAGTGCTTTTCATCGAAGTTTTGCCGAGCGTCGGCGAGACGTACGCCAGCTGTGCTGGCGCCGTCTCGCCAGAGCGCAGCGCAAAAGTTCGTCTCTAGAATCCTTTGCCGAGCATCTCGCGGGCGATGACGTTCTTCTGGATCTCGGTGGTTCCCTCGTAGATCTGGGTGATCTTGGCGTCGCGGTAGAACCGCTCGACGGGGAAGTCGTTGACGTAACCGGCGCCGCCGTGGACCTGAACGGCCTCGTCGGCGACCTCGACGGCGACGCGGGAGGCGTACTCCTTGGCCATCGAGGCGAGCTTGGTGATGTCCTCGCCCTGGTCGACCTTCCAGGCGGACTTGTAGGTCAGGTTGCGCGCGGCTTCGGTGTCCGTGGCCATCTCGGCGAGTTTGTGCTGGATGGCCTGGAACTCCGAGATCGACTGCCCGAACTGTTCGCGGTCCTGGGCGTACTCGAGGGCGGCGCGGGTGGCTCCCTTCGCGATGCCGACGCCCTGTGCGGCGACCGCGGTCCGGGTTTCGTCGAAGAACTGCATCTGCTGCATGAAGGCGGCGTCCTCGGTCCCGACGAGGTTCTCCTCGGGGACGCGGACGTCGTCGAAGATGAGCTCCGCGGTGTCGGAGGCGCGAATGCCGAGCTTGCCCGTGATCTTGTCGGCCTCGAAGCCGTCGCGGTCGGACTCGACGATGATCTGGCTGAAGCCGTTGTAGCGGCCCTCGGCGTCCGGGTTGGTCTTACAGAGCACGACGAAGAAGTCGCCGATACTGCCGTTGGTGATCCACATCTTGTTGCCGTTGATCACCCACTCGTCGCCGTCCTTCTCGGCCTCCGTCGAGACCGACGAGACGTCGGAGCCGGTGTCCGGTTCGGAGATCGCCGCGCCGGAGATCTTCTCGCCCATCGCGACGGGCTCTAAGAAGCGCTCCTTCTGATCCTCGGTCCCGAAGTTCATGATCGCCTCGCAGCCGAAGGAGGTCGAGACGATCGAGAGGGCGATGCCGGGATCGTAGGAGAACAGCTCCTCCGTGATGATCGCGGTGTCGAGGATCGAGTAGCCGGCGCCGCCGTAGTCCATCGGGATGTAGGCGCCGGTCAGGCCCATCTCCGCGGCCTTGTCGATGATCTCGTGGGGGTACTTCTCTTCCTCGTCGTACTCCTGGGCGACGGGGACGATTTCGTTCTCCGCGAACCGAGTGATCTCGTCGCGGATCTGCTGTTGTTCTTCGGTGAGACCGAATTCCATAGACGATCGTTATTTTTGGAGTGGTAAAGAGGTTTGTAACCGTGAGTAAACGGAACTATAGTTTTCTTTACTGGAGAGGGAAACGTTCAAACGGGTGTACGTTGCATAGGAAACCATGGAGATCGACGATATCAACACCATCGCAGTTCTTGGAGCGGGTAACATGGGTCACGGTATCGCGGAGGTCGCCGCGATGGCCGGCTACGACGTCAACATGCGCGACATCAAAGACGAATTCGTCCAGGACGGCTACGAGCAGATCGAGTGGTCGCTGAACAAACTCGCCGAGAACGATCAGCTCTCCGAAGACGCCGCCGACGCCGCCCTCGAGCGCGTGACGCCGCTGGTCGACATGGAGGAGGCCTGCGGCAACGCCGACGTCGTCATCGAGGCCGTTCCCGAGAAGATGGAGATCAAGCGGGACGTCTACGAGGAACTCGAGGAAGCCGCGCCCGACCGCGCGATCTTCGCGACGAACACCTCGAGCCTCTCGATCACGAACCTGGCCGAGTTCACCGACCGTCCCGGCCGGTTCTGCGGGATGCACTTCTTCAACCCGCCGGTCCGGATGCCGCTCGTCGAAGTGATCTCGGGCGCCGAGACCGACGAGGAGACGCTGGACCTGATCGAGGGCCTCGCCGAAGACTTCGAGAAGTCGCCCGTGCGCGTCCACAAGGACTCGCCCGGCTTCATCGTCAACCGCATCCTCGTGCCCCTGATGAACGAGGCCTGCTGGCTCGTCCACGAGGACGAGGCGACGGTCGCCGAAGTCGACTCGACGACGAAGTACGGCATGGGCCTCCCGATGGGCTCGTTCGAACTGGGCGACCAGGTCGGCAACGACGTCAGCTACCACGTCCTCGACTACATGCACGAGGTGCTCGGCGAGGCCTACGAACCGTGTCCGTTCCTCGAGCGGAAGGTCGAGAACGAGGAACTCGGCAAGAAGACCGGCAAGGGCTTCTACGACTACGAGGACGGCGACGGCGTCGACATCCCGACCGACGAGCAGTCCGAGCTCGTCGAGAGGCGCCTCGTCGCCTCGATGGCCAACGAGGCCGCCAAGCTGATCGGCGGCGACGTCGCCCCGCCGGAGTCGATCGACGAGGCGACGAAGCTCGGCGCCGGCTTCCCGGACGGGCCCGTCAAGGTCGTCGACGAGTTCGGCCTCGAGAACGCACTCGAGGCGCTCGAGGAGGCCCACGAGAAGACGGGCCACGAGCGCTACGAGCCCGCCGACTACCTGCAGGAACGCGCCGAGGAGGTCGGCTCGTTCTACGAGGCCGACGAGGTCGAAGGCGAGGGCCTCGAATTCGACGCCGTCCGCGTCGAGTACCCCGGCGAGATGGTCGGCCACATCGTGCTCGACCGGCCGCACCGCATGAACACCATCAGCGCCGAACTGCTCGACGAGCTCTCGGAGGCGGTCGACATCCTCGAGGACGACGACGAGGTCCGCGCGATCCTCATCACGGGCGAGGGTGACAAGGCCTTCTCCGCCGGTGCCGACGTCCAGAGCATGGCCGCAGGCGGTGCGGACCCGCTCGGGGCCGTCGAACTCTCGAAGAAGGGCCAGTCCACGTTCGGCAAACTCGAGTCCTCCGAGCTGCCGGTCGTC contains:
- a CDS encoding LVIVD repeat-containing protein, translating into MTNDTNFDGANGARTGGERTRRAILEAAGATLGVAAVGGVASGHPGHGVPLGDPEDPGLADDSERTEEVGYHSLGGVGPASLSGSEDEPHYGGLSELRVHDDLGFVTALSSRDETPGRGLAVFDVSDFTRAESRAELEHAELTCLSFVSNDNPNSSCMDVKVSDDGEYVFVCKQPVAALSGEYAVGDADDHDTSPEDAALLAVDVSDPGNPMIVSRVNPGIWALGPHNCWHHQIGGQEYVFTAHGADGVTAGINVFEFDREAESLAHVNFWKFGAETAQGHLTGEVDAAYAHDIAVQDDPVTGKPYGYVSYWNAGTWIVDLSDPADVEPLAVFEMDRSHHTVPVPTLLEGKRLFVSGHENPDSTAGQDGDTGFYYLVDADGAEGDGVTHLGRASNLEDDLEPGDDGAELDRWIFNRDGEFENFVLSAHNLDIDVDGRMVAGHYCVGAFFYTIDPPGENGDGWSLTERGFFREGKDVPEESTRDGRTTATPYYWSAVLRNGVTFPGGINSGAAALAHDEFPVGEDTPVDAVLERESNASIFAAGQTSQVRIHVDADEPVRVRDRIPVSWKVVGGDVSVDELDGYRTVVTFDEEMREGTLRYYVQVPDDETDGYRLGPVEYARPSAADELPAPYGGGATATHRLWRTVNDEIVDVTVAALDL
- a CDS encoding LVIVD repeat-containing protein; the encoded protein is MFTRNSLARSTRRAVLKAAAGALGIATVGGVASGHKYTTDGDLGEQFDGNRASDAANTDVVGYHSLGGIGSASLAGSPDEPHYGGLSELRVHDDIAVISAFSSRDETPGRGMAVLDVGQFTRAESRAELEHAELTVLSFYGNENDGAACMDVKLSDDGRYAFISKQPFTALFDESELDLDGDDADGGGADAAALEVVDISDPGNPEFVAQTSLSVWTLGPHNAWYHQIGGREYVFTTHGEDGVTGGINVFEFDRVSGTLDHVNWWNYSAELAEPETETDADGGEAYAHDVVVQDDPRFGTPVAYLANWNAGTRLLDVSDPTDIEELGVFEQDRAHHAVPAPTLLDGKRVFVAGHENPSSHEDGYVRNEGESGHYYLVDADPIDDVLGDERGDPVYLGASSTLRDDGVEPTTRTAFETYEDNGRTELDYWILFESTEQTFDETPGFEEEAADDDREYEGFDDFNLSGHNLDIDAEGNVVAGHYHAGTRFLEITDDFALEPTGHSRVGADVPEDATLGALSTGTPFHWCAVTRNGVTFSSGINEGPQAIAHEDVPVGEDTPIDARVEREADASLFTAGQTSQVRIHVDGDEPVRVRDRIPGDWEVVGGDVTVDEISGGDRKVVTVDGTVESGTVRYFVQVPSELADTGSYTVGPVEYARPDAAGEYGGGVSANNFLWRKENGETVTKTVLGVET
- a CDS encoding metal-dependent hydrolase, translated to MQPIVHLAVGYLCYAGYARWERGEPPAAAPAEAAIVGAALPDLLDKPLWLSGVLDVGRTIGHSLLFAIPVIAAVWLVARARDRRALGVAFAVGYLSHLATDVPWHLLSGDLDELGFLLWPLTPMPEYTGTKPLGTVVGLEVTTLWLEAVVLVAGVALWWSDGRPGFEPTRRSESG
- a CDS encoding L-aspartate oxidase; translated protein: MTETPTDDRQEPTTATDVAGVENRIDGGNAASSVGLEYEVVATPVLVIGAGAAGARVAIELADAGIEALVISKRDHGDAHTTWAAGGVNAALGTLDPEDDWTIHAADTLNEGHHLNDPEAVELTAKHMPDRIRELEAWGMPFDRTDDGEINQRYFGAQSYRRTCFIGDRTGEAMLETLIGRARELEVPYRENVMITRLLSDGRRVSGAVGFDMETGRGLLFRSNHVVLAAGGFSAFYRRHSSRDDENNGDAQALALEAGARLLDLEFVQFHPTGMVGDRYGEEWDGRLVTEAVRGEGGRLYNVDGERFMKRYSPDQMELDARDVVARAIAREVREGRGTDDGGVFLDVSHRDPNYVRDRLPSMVERFESLGVDITAEPMEVAPTAHYTMGGVDVDFRTGETGVDGLYAVGESVAGVHGANRLGGNSLAETVAIGKLVGEHVAGAVADGDRDPAVTDDQRALAEREFRALEGLAAADGDVAPRALLDELGELLWDHAGILRDEESLRGGLAELESLRDRTADVRVDGGLTSRSFEYVVDLSFSLTLAEALFRAALERTESRGAHYRTDHPETDPDWRVNLLVSVDEGELSIRRRGVAEPGEAVQDALEEGYELDYHHLE